A stretch of DNA from Coccidioides posadasii str. Silveira chromosome 1, complete sequence:
CACAGTGCGTCCACCAACCTCCGATAAAACGaaggacaaaaaaaaaaaaaaaaaaaaaaaaaaagactcaTGGCTAACATCTCCCAGGGCCTCTGGAAAGGCAACATCCCCGCCGAACTCCTCTACATCTTCTACGGCGCCATCCAATTCACAACCTACCGCACCGTCACGCAATCCCTGCACACACTTCCACCCCCATACCGCCTCCCCCAACCCGCCGAATCATTTGTCTCTGGCGCCACCGCCGGCGGCATCGGCACCTTCGCAACCTACCCCTTCGACCTTCTCCGCACCCGCTTCGCCGCCCAGGGCAACGACAAGATCTACCCGTCCCTTCTCACCGCCATCCGCACCATCCACGCGCACGAAGGCTCGCGCGGCTTCTTCCGCGGCGTCAGCGCAGCCGTCGCCCAGATCGTCCCCTACATGGGCCTCTTCTTCGCCACGTACGAGAGCGTGCGCGTGCCCATCTCCGCGCTCCATCTGCCCTTCGGCTCCGGCGACGCCACCGCGGGTGTGATCGCCAGCGTCATCGCGAAGACAGGAGTGTTCCCCCTCGATCTCGTCCGGAAGCGCCTGCAGGTCCAGGGCCCGACGCGCTCGAGGTACATACACCAGAATATCCCTGAGTACAACGGGGTGTTGAGCACGATGAAGATGGTCCTGCGTGATGGCGGTGTGAGGGGCCTATATCGCGGGTTGACGGTGAGTTTGATAAAAGCCGCCCCCGCAAGCGCCGTGACGATGTGGACGTACGAGAGGGTCTTAAAAATATTGAAGGAGATGAACCAGGAAGCTATACAGTAGTGGTTCGATATGTTGTACAGCCGTTATTTCCTGTATAAATTCCGGACGAATATTTATTTCTACGTAATAGACTTTATGATATGGGGGGAAAACTCCGTATATAGACAAGAATGCTACGGGTAGCCATGCTGTTGACACAATTGACCGGTAAAATTTTTGGGTAACATCTTTCACAACTTCAGTAGCATACTCACCTGGAACAAATGGCCAATTGTAATTTGTAAATTTATTTTCTCCCGCATAAATCGACGAACCGCAGAGTATTAAAATTACGTACGGATTGCTTTTTCATCAAGGTGAAATTATCAAATGTTTGTACTGGATATCAACTTTATCGTCTCTGACAAAGCaaaaaatcaaagtattcTGGAGTAAAAAGGCGGGCTCCCAAACAAGAGACGGACAAAGTGGGTTATCATGATCATGCTTAGTACTCAACGCCATCGTCAACCTCAGCCTCCAAGCTGTCGCTGGCGACTTCCTCGTAGTCCTTCTCCAAGGCAGCAAGGTCTTCACGGGCCTCAGAGAATTCACCTTCTTCCATACCCTCACCAACGTACCAATGAACGAAAGCACGCTTGGAGTACATGAGGTCGAACTTGTGGTCAAGACGGCTCCAGGCTTCGGCGATAGCAGTTGTGTTGGAAAGCATGCTGACGGAGCGGTCAACAGGGGCGAGCTCGCCTCCGGGAACGCGCATTGGTTTCTGGAAGTTGATGCCAAGCTTGAATCCAGTTGGGCACCATTCAACCAAGTTGAACGATGTCTTGGCCTTGAGCGAAGCAATAGCAGCATTGCAGTCGCGGGGCACGACATCACCACGGTAGAGGAGGGCAACAGCCATGTACTTTCCATTGCGGGGATCGCAGACGACCATTTGGTTGTTGGGCTCGAAGCCTAGAGGGAAAGTGGGAGTTAGCAATCAGACCAAAGAGGCTgggggaagaagagggaggGTCATCTACATTGGAAGGTCAAGTCATGAACCTTGAAGCTCTCGTGAGAGCTGCGGTTGCTGGAGACAACTGGAGCATAGCTGATCAGAGGGTAGTGAATACGAGGATACGGCACCAAGTTGGTTTGGAATTCATTCAAATCGACGTTCAAAGCACCGTCGAAACGCAAGCTAGAGGTGATGGAGCTGACAACCTGGGCGATGAGACGGTTAAGGTGCTCGTAACCGGGGCGAGGAATGTCTAGGTTGCGGTGGCAGATATCGTAGACGGCCTCGTTGTCGACAAGGAAGGTGCAGTCAGAGTTTTCGATTGTGCTGTGCGTAGAGAGGACGGCGTTGTATGGCTCGACGACGGCAGTGGAGAGACGAGGAGCCGGGTAGACAGCAAATTCAAGCTTGGACTTCTTGCCATAGTCGGTGGAAAGGCGCTCCAAAAGGAGAGCACCGAAACCAGAACCGGTACCACCGCCAAAGGAGTGgaagatcaagaaaccttGAAGGGACGAGCAGTTGTCTATTATCGGGGAGGCGAACGATCAGCAAGCTGTCCAGAGATAACAttccaaaaaagaaagagaaaagcaaACAAAGGGGTGTTCGTTACCGGCAACGCGACGAATGCGATCGATGACGCTCTCAACCAGTTCCTTTCCAATTGTGTAGTGGCCACGAGCATCTAATACCCGAATTAGCCCATTTTCCTTATCTCCACGCCAGAGCAGGGCCATTGGAGCGTACAGTTGTTAGCAGCATCCTCCTTTCCACTAATCAACATCTCAGGGTGGAAGAGCTGTCGGTATTGGCCAGTGCGGATCTCATCGATGGGCTAAGACGACGATAAGTTATTCTTTATTCCTTCAATGGAAAGcatttcaaaaaaaaaaaaaaagaacaagaaacATTTTTGCGGGTGACGCACAGATGGATCCAGGTCGACGAAGATAGATCGTGGGACATATTTACCGCTTCCGGTCTCAGTGAAGAAGGTCCCGAAGGAGCCGGCTTCGCCAATGTCGCTGGCCTCAGGGTCAGGGCGACCATCAGCCTTCAATCCATGTTCGAGCAGGTACCTAAAAGCAACCaaagcgaaaaaaaaaagaaaattattaGCGAGACATGGTCAGCCAATGGGTCGAGAGACGCAGAGGAGGATGTTGGGGCGAAAGAGCGGTGAAAGGGTGGTGGGATAGGTTCAACGGACAATTCCCAAGCACTGTTACCGAGCTGGGTACCAGCCTGGCCGATATGAATATGGCAGACCTAAataagaaggaaaaaaaaaaaaataaaataaatggTTAGCATTGGGGATACTGGCAAGGTTGGTGTGGattattccttttttttttttttggggggagggaggggagggagggagggggaGAAGAATAGCAGAGCACGGTCGCATCAGGGATGGGGGTGCAGAAGAACATGGAAGCCGACTCACCTCGCCTCTCATGGTGTGATGAATTGGATCGCGTTGACAGGGAGGCAGAAAGCGTGGCGACGGACGAGCAGCgaaagagagaaacagaGATCGAGATGAGAGATGATCGAGAGAAAGACACGAGACTGGGCGGTGGAGAGCGAACTTGCGGGAAGCAACGCGGATGGGCAGGCGGCGAGGGGAAGGAGAGGaaagagggagaagaagaaagaggcGAGGAGCGAGCGAgcgagagggagagagggagagagcgAGAGGGTTTCAGGAAGGAAATGTTGTTGTTTTGGCGCTGGAACCGTGCTCTTTCCCTCGACGTGTGCGTGCTAATGCCCGATCAGGAATGGTGTCAACACAACCCCCGTAAACAAGGATCCCCCCCCGCCAATCAGCATCCGCCGCCGTCCACTAGCTccttccccccttttttttgctcccactcttttttcttgcTACCAAAACAAGCAAAAAAAGGCTTTCACAACTGGCTGGCGATCGCGCCTTCTGCTCGAGGGAAGTCGACGCTGTCTTTTCCAACTTGAGCGCTGGAGGGCCCGCATTGTTGACAAACTTCCCCTTACGGCCTGCAGCACGCTTCTCACCCTCGCAGCCACGCCGTTTCCCGAAAGgggatatatatatatatatagggCTCGAGTGCCCCAATACAGAAACGGTTTCCCCTCCAACGCCAACAACCCCCCGAGCTCCCTGGAAAGTCGATCCAGCGTCCACTTGAAGAGCGAACTGTGTTCAGGGCCACCTCTCATACCACAACGTCTGCGAGATTTCTACGGGAGTTCGATCGGGTATAACAACGCCGCCAGGTGTGTGTCCGAGACTGCAATACGGGAGTACATATCACGTTCATATTTCGTGCCATCGAAGGATTATATAGGTGATGCCATCTTGGGATTACATCGGCGCAGCAATCGGATATTTTACCGGGCGGCCTCCTTTTTGTGCTTTACTGTAGTACGTCCATCTCAGATGGAGGTGAcatttttttcttctccccAGTTGTCAACCGGACGACTGTCAAAATACACCAAACATATAACATTTCCCTTGACAAAAACGAGCCTTCGGTGACGGTAAGTTCGTTCTGGCGACGGCCAAAGGGAACCCCGTGATGAGCAAAGGGACGAGTCATCCTCCGGGGACATTGCAGCACGCCTACCCTCGTAGAGAACGCTGTGAAGATTATTCTATGAATAACCCTTGGATACCAAATGTATCGGCGAcaaaaagctttcttttcaatttttttttttttttttttttttttttggtgtaTATAATTAGAAGCGCCCCCGGCCCATCTGCCTGAAAGCCAATGGCCCAGCAGAGCGCATGTTGTGGGAGGGAGTTACAAAGATCCTGCGGTGAACTCAAGACACTGGCAGACAGACAGCACTATCcacacccccccccccccaacaGGGTCTCAGAGGGCAGTGGAACATTCTGCCCAGCcaggagagagagacaagAGCCTTTCATTCGCCGATGCCGCTGTGAGACGGATCGTGCTGTGCACCGCGAATGGGAAAAAAATTCCCTGGATGgaccagcatcttcttcttccactGGTCCCCAGCACTTCCTTCCCTCGAGAACTGCCAACCACCCGGCGTGACGAACAAGCCGTTAAGTCCAAGCCTGAAAGATCTATCGCAACTGGGGAGGCGGTGTGTTCGTGGCGATAGGCGATCTTCATACCTGCAGTCTGTGTATGATCAGCTGCACGtgttttggttttttttttttccaaagTCCACCTCCTCCAACGAGATGGGACAGGGGTTGAAAGATCTCTTGGCAAGGGCTCGGTAGGTCAAAGAAGTGTGTTCTGCAACGTGTCGGAGCGAATAGAACGAGACCTTCCCGACGCATTGACCAAtcgttaaaaaaaaaaaggttgcATGTGGATGCAGCGTCAATGCAAATTATGCCGTGGCATTTGACAAGTCAAGATTGCAATCGCTGGTCGGATTCCCAAGACCGATTCGGAGAAAACAACCAGAACCTTGACCTTGGTCCGgcggagaaagagaagaaggaaatGAAACGGCCCCGCCCGACTCGTCGAAGGCCCGCGAGATGAGATTGAGCTGACGATTGCCCGCTGTGGCACCCGTTTCACTCCTTGATGCTCCGCCCAAGCCGCCTCCCAGACAGgttttttaaatttttatatgtttcttcttaACGCGACGCGCGGTGATCCAGACCCGCACGCCTCCACCGCGTCTCCACCGAAAGCGCGAAATCCCTCGTGCCAAGATACGCCAAGACACACCGTTATGCTTATTTAAGCCACCACACCCGTGCCGGACCGGGCAGGAACCTGTTTCGCCAGCCATGGAAGCTTCTTCTCCTTGTTCGAAGTGCGCTTCTTCATCCTTGTCgtccttcttctcttcctctcatccttcttctcttcctctcatccttttttcttctttttttttctcatcttcttctttggatttcttcctttttcatACTCTTTCATTCcaatcttctctctctctctctctctctttttttgtcGTTGTTGTAAATAAGTTTCCATTCAAATCCTGCTCTTCCTGTCCATACCTTTTCCGTCTCTACCGTTTCAAAACCTTCGTTTCCCATCGTCTGGTTCCGCCACTGATATTCGAACCACTTCTGGTTGAGCAGCGCTCCATCTCACAACTAATCGTTCTTCATCTACCGTGCAGCTGGTCATTCACTCAAATTATCGTGCTCGTGCTTCTATTCCTCTTGGTGGACCCCGTCAGATCGACGATCTGTCGGTTACATACATCATAACGGCCCCCCGGATCTTCAACACCACTCTGACACACTTCGGggccttttttcttttccttttttttttttttttttttttttttttgtttgggTGGCGAACCATTCAACGGGCATTGATTCAGAAAGAACCTATGAAAGTGGGATCTGAGCCCACACAGCCAGTTGAACAGAGAAGTTAATCATGTCAACACCCGTCTACGAAGGCCCTGAGCCCAGCTACGGGGCCGATCACAGGCGTCTCGAACATGGCCGATCATCGACCGACGAGACGATAGTCGGCGAGAAAAAAGCAAGCGGGGACAATGGTCGCCTTGGAGTCGATCCGTCCCTCAACCCTCACGATCCGGGGCTTCGTTCCCCGTCCAAGACCCGGGAGGAGGCCCATCGCCTGGACGACGATCTCGCGGTGCTGCAGGCGGAGCGACAGGTCTCCAGGACCGAAGGTGAGGCCGAAAGGGCAGGACGCGCTTCGTCGGTTCACAGGTCCCGGTCACGCCGGGCGGAGCCGGTGGACGAGTTTGATGCCGCCACCAATCCCCTCCACGAGCAGAGTGCCGTCTTCAAACCCCCGGAGAACCCTACCACCAGTTTCGCCCGGTTCGTGAAGAAGGTCCACAACTCCAGCTTTTTGGTCCGTTACTTTACCTACATCACCCCGCTGGTCCTGATCCTCCTGATTCCGCTGCTGGTCGGCGCCCTCGCCTTCCCGGACGCCGATGTGGGAGGTGTGAGCCTCATGTGGTTCGCCGTATGGCTAGAGATCTTCTGGCTCACCCTGTGGGCCGGACGAATCGTGGCGAAATGCATCCCCGTTCCCGTCGGCATTGTGGCCGGCGTGTTCACTAACAACGCGAAGAAATGGAGGGACCTCGCGAAGCAATTGGAGTTTCCGGCGACCCTGTTTTTCTGGTGGCTTGCCGTGGAAATCTCCTTTCTTCCCACGATGAAAAACCACCACATCGATGGAAACAAGGCAACCAAGCACTGGGAACTCGTCGTTAACAAAATCATCATTTCTATTTTCGTCGGAACGACGCTCAATTTCATCGAGAAGATCATCATCCAGCTAATTGCCATCAGCTTCCATCTCAGGACGTATGCGGATCGAATCGAGCTCAACAAGTTCCAGATCGGCAGCTTGACTAAGCTTTACGATTTctccaagaagaaaatcaccATGGAAGATCGCGACTTCGAAGAGCAGCCCAAGGATGGGCGAAGCTCTGGCACTCGAACTCCCATGATGTACGCCGATAGAGCCACAAGGGTCGCCAGGGAGGCGCTCCACAAGGTTGGCGACGTTGCTGGCGCTGTTGCCGGTGATTTTACTGGAAGGAAAGTCAACAAGAGCAACCATCCCTACCAGGTTGTTCTCGCTCTGCTAAACACCACCAGCGGCAGCCAAGTCCTTGCCCGCAGACTGTACCGTACTTTTGTTCGAGAGGGATTTCAAACTGTTTTCTCAGGCGACTTGAAAGCGGCTTTTGAAAATGACGACGAAGCCGATGCGGCCTTCAACATGTTCGACAAAGACATGAACGGGGATATCTCGATGGAGGAACTGGAGGCTGTCT
This window harbors:
- the TPC1 gene encoding mitochondrial thiamine pyrophosphate transporter (antiSMASH:Cluster_1.6~EggNog:ENOG410PGGY~COG:C~BUSCO:10995at33183) → MSAGGEHLKDEGQRYQVVAAGAIAGMVSRFCVAPLDVVKIRLQLQIHSLSDPLSHKNIRGPVYKGTISTLKAIVREEGITGLWKGNIPAELLYIFYGAIQFTTYRTVTQSLHTLPPPYRLPQPAESFVSGATAGGIGTFATYPFDLLRTRFAAQGNDKIYPSLLTAIRTIHAHEGSRGFFRGVSAAVAQIVPYMGLFFATYESVRVPISALHLPFGSGDATAGVIASVIAKTGVFPLDLVRKRLQVQGPTRSRYIHQNIPEYNGVLSTMKMVLRDGGVRGLYRGLTVSLIKAAPASAVTMWTYERVLKILKEMNQEAIQ
- a CDS encoding uncharacterized protein (antiSMASH:Cluster_1.6~EggNog:ENOG410PJZJ~COG:Z); this encodes MRGEVCHIHIGQAGTQLGNSAWELYLLEHGLKADGRPDPEASDIGEAGSFGTFFTETGSGKYVPRSIFVDLDPSPIDEIRTGQYRQLFHPEMLISGKEDAANNYARGHYTIGKELVESVIDRIRRVADNCSSLQGFLIFHSFGGGTGSGFGALLLERLSTDYGKKSKLEFAVYPAPRLSTAVVEPYNAVLSTHSTIENSDCTFLVDNEAVYDICHRNLDIPRPGYEHLNRLIAQVVSSITSSLRFDGALNVDLNEFQTNLVPYPRIHYPLISYAPVVSSNRSSHESFKVHDLTFQCFEPNNQMVVCDPRNGKYMAVALLYRGDVVPRDCNAAIASLKAKTSFNLVEWCPTGFKLGINFQKPMRVPGGELAPVDRSVSMLSNTTAIAEAWSRLDHKFDLMYSKRAFVHWYVGEGMEEGEFSEAREDLAALEKDYEEVASDSLEAEVDDGVEY